In the genome of Penaeus vannamei isolate JL-2024 chromosome 26, ASM4276789v1, whole genome shotgun sequence, one region contains:
- the LOC113819614 gene encoding uncharacterized protein, whose product MLKEALFVVSALLAVAAAGPLAKGGAKEGVIYANLYKDIDEHGEMLHLTGYAQSLDLYGFNDEVESTCLNGMWIFYEHDEYNAESGLVYWIIGINYCTTFDIPERNIFSSIKFVGSSNALNADTFTLYQGTYFSGMEKYTIEDIPDLGAFSNLASSAIVTGSSPWTLYSGSGYTGTAVCLYPDTDSISVNDQAITVGAHGQLAYYGLDNNVRSVAKGCYSKNIVKAELTPQGSSSNGAWGKFA is encoded by the exons ATGTTGAAGGAAGCGCTGTTCGTCGTGTCTGCTCTGCTCGCCGTGGCAGCAGCTGGCCCGC tggCCAAGGGCGGCGCCAAAGAAGGAGTCATCTACGCCAACCTGTACAAAGATATCGACGAGCACGGAGAGATGCTGCATCTCACTGGCTACGCCCAATCGCTGGATCTCTACGGCTTCAATGACGAGGTCGAATCCACGTGCTTGAATGGCAT gTGGATCTTCTACGAACACGATGAGTACAATGCTGAAAGTGGATTAGTTTACTGGATAATTGGCATCAACTATTGCACCACCTTTGACATCCCCGAGAGAAACATT ttctcCTCCATCAAGTTCGTAGGAAGCTCCAACGCTCTCAACGCCGATACCTTCACGCTGTACCAAGGGACTTACTTCAGCGGGATGGAGAAGTATACCATAGAAGACATACCCGACTTGGGGGCCTTCAGCAACCTCGCCTCTTCTGCCATCGTGACAGGTTCTTCCCCCTGGACGCTCTATTC cGGCTCAGGCTACACCGGTACCGCCGTGTGCCTGTACCCCGACACCGACTCCATCTCCGTCAACGACCAGGCCATCACCGTCGGCGCCCACGGCCAGCTCGCCTACTACGGCCTAGACAACAACGTCCGCTCAGTCGCCAAGGGATGCTACTCCAAGAATATCGTGAAGGCCGAGCTCACTCCCCAGGGCTCCTCTTCGAACGGCGCTTGGGGGAAGTTCGCGTAA